Proteins co-encoded in one Amia ocellicauda isolate fAmiCal2 chromosome 11, fAmiCal2.hap1, whole genome shotgun sequence genomic window:
- the cited4b gene encoding cbp/p300-interacting transactivator 4b, with amino-acid sequence MADHLMMPMNHGSAGGGLHGYRMGMNGSLQAGPQQHTQQPGLRSLPNGQMLHYGGGPQGMEAAMRQRPALVEYLNGQMNGAQMGHHQQMSGNMMYSSQNQQHPQHHPQQHQQQQHQQQQQQQQQQQQQQQQQHHHMHPQQQAQPQQQYMSGGLTSQQLMASMHLQKLNTQYHGHPLMPMNGNHMGNGPQYRMGSSQLASVQHMGAPALGLNVIDTDLIDEEVLTSLVMELGLDRIQELPELFLGQNEFDFISDFVSKQQPSTVSC; translated from the coding sequence ATGGCCGACCATCTTATGATGCCCATGAACCACGGCTCCGCCGGCGGAGGCCTGCACGGCTACAGAATGGGGATGAATGGCAGTTTGCAGGCGGGGCCCCAGCAGCACACGCAACAGCCAGGACTCCGCAGCCTGCCGAACGGCCAGATGTTGCACTATGGCGGGGGGCCTCAAGGCATGGAGGCCGCGATGAGGCAGCGGCCCGCACTGGTAGAGTATTTAAATGGGCAAATGAACGGTGCACAAATGGGTCACCACCAACAGATGTCGGGCAATATGATGTACAGCAGTCAGAACCAACAGCACCCACAGCACCACCCacagcagcaccagcagcagcagcaccagcagcagcagcagcagcagcagcagcagcaacaacagcagcagcagcagcaccatcACATGCACCCACAACAGCAAGCCCAGCCCCAGCAACAGTACATGAGTGGAGGCCTCACCTCTCAACAGCTCATGGCTAGCATGCATTTGCAGAAACTCAACACCCAGTACCACGGACACCCCCTCATGCCCATGAACGGGAACCACATGGGAAACGGCCCTCAGTACAGGATGGGCTCTAGCCAGCTGGCCAGCGTGCAGCACATGGGCGCACCGGCCTTGGGTTTGAACGTCATAGACACCGACTTGATAGACGAGGAAGTCTTAACTTCTCTAGTTATGGAACTTGGCTTGGACCGCATCCAGGAGCTGCCCGAACTGTTTCTGGGGCAGAACGAATTTGATTTCATCTCGGACTTTGTTAGCAAGcagcagcccagcactgtgagCTGTTGA